A part of Microbacterium terregens genomic DNA contains:
- a CDS encoding molybdopterin-dependent oxidoreductase encodes MVQKFVRARVGFLAAAALAGGVSAAVFLAAAELVALVSAPESSPILAVGSFVIDVVPQPLKELAIATFGEYDKIALLAGLALAVLVASAAAGVLQYLAPPAGVAALVIAGGLSLAAAVTRPDATALAALPPIGGAAAGCLVLWLLVGRLRRWAASSAAAASDLAEGARGGERSPVEQPTVHDKGAAAVVDRRLFLRATALAASSAVLIGVGARALINATSSSIAAVRTALRLPAPRATVAVPAGAEFDIPGLSPLFTPNTEFYRVDTALTVPSVDPAQWRLVIDGMVRQRVELTFQDLVDRGLREYAITLTCVSNEVGGELVGNAMWLGVPVRDVLRLAVPDAGADMVLSRSVDGFTAGTPLEPLTDDGLDAILAVGMNGEPLPLEHGFPVRMVVPGLYGYVSATKWLTELKVTTFAADEAYWTPRGYSARAPIKFSSRIDTPRSGTRIPAGRTAIAGVAWAQTVGIERVEVSIDDGAWQSATVSTPISDDTWVQWHLEWDATPGAHFVAVRAVNRKGERQTDQRAPIAPDGSTGWQRTLIQVS; translated from the coding sequence ATGGTGCAGAAGTTCGTTCGAGCACGGGTGGGTTTCCTCGCGGCGGCTGCGCTGGCGGGCGGGGTGAGCGCGGCCGTCTTCCTGGCCGCCGCCGAACTCGTCGCGCTCGTCTCGGCTCCTGAGAGCAGTCCGATTCTGGCGGTCGGGTCGTTCGTCATCGACGTCGTGCCGCAGCCGCTCAAGGAACTCGCCATCGCGACCTTCGGCGAGTACGACAAGATCGCACTGCTGGCAGGGCTGGCCCTGGCGGTGCTGGTCGCTTCGGCGGCCGCGGGCGTGCTGCAGTACCTCGCGCCTCCCGCGGGCGTGGCGGCCCTGGTCATCGCGGGTGGTCTGTCGCTGGCTGCCGCCGTCACCCGTCCCGACGCAACGGCGCTCGCGGCGCTGCCGCCGATCGGGGGAGCAGCGGCAGGATGCCTCGTCCTCTGGCTGCTGGTCGGGCGGCTGCGCCGCTGGGCCGCGTCGTCTGCGGCCGCGGCATCCGACCTCGCGGAAGGCGCGCGCGGCGGTGAGCGTTCCCCCGTCGAGCAGCCGACCGTGCACGACAAAGGGGCCGCAGCGGTGGTCGATCGGCGCCTGTTCTTGCGTGCCACGGCGCTCGCGGCATCGTCTGCCGTCCTCATCGGCGTCGGTGCTCGCGCGCTGATCAATGCCACCTCCTCGTCGATCGCCGCCGTGCGCACGGCGCTCCGGCTCCCTGCTCCGCGAGCCACCGTCGCGGTTCCCGCGGGGGCCGAGTTCGACATTCCCGGGCTTTCGCCCCTGTTCACGCCGAACACGGAGTTCTACCGCGTCGACACCGCCCTGACCGTGCCCTCGGTGGATCCCGCGCAGTGGCGACTCGTCATCGACGGGATGGTGCGGCAGAGGGTGGAACTGACGTTCCAGGACCTCGTCGACCGGGGCCTGCGCGAGTACGCGATCACCCTGACCTGCGTCTCGAACGAGGTCGGAGGGGAGCTGGTCGGAAACGCGATGTGGCTCGGCGTCCCGGTGCGCGACGTGCTGCGGCTGGCGGTGCCGGACGCCGGCGCGGACATGGTGCTCTCGCGCAGTGTCGACGGCTTCACCGCCGGCACGCCCCTTGAGCCGCTCACAGACGACGGGCTGGACGCGATCCTCGCCGTCGGAATGAACGGCGAGCCGCTGCCGCTCGAGCACGGGTTTCCGGTGCGAATGGTCGTGCCGGGTCTGTACGGCTATGTCTCTGCAACCAAGTGGCTGACCGAACTGAAGGTCACGACCTTCGCCGCAGATGAGGCGTACTGGACACCGCGCGGATACAGCGCACGAGCCCCGATCAAGTTCTCGTCACGCATCGACACTCCGCGCAGCGGGACACGCATCCCGGCGGGACGCACCGCGATCGCCGGGGTGGCCTGGGCCCAGACCGTCGGCATCGAGCGGGTCGAGGTGAGCATCGACGACGGCGCATGGCAGTCCGCGACCGTGTCGACACCCATCAGCGACGACACCTGGGTCCAGTGGCATCTCGAATGGGATGCCACGCCCGGTGCGCACTTCGTTGCGGTCCGCGCCGTGAACCGAAAGGGCGAACGGCAGACCGACCAGAGAGCGCCGATCGCGCCGGACGGTTCCACCGGGTGGCAACGGACGCTCATTCAGGTGTCCTGA
- a CDS encoding SDR family oxidoreductase, with translation MDDLTAPTGREEALRAMPHPDGTAPRALVLGATGYLGGRLVPRLLGGGYSVRVLARDAQRVAAFDWGSRVDVVEGDATDEAAMGEAVRDVDVLYYLVHSMGAGKGFEAADRAAATTVAAAAAAASVGRIVYLGGLHPDGVPLSPHLRSRVEVGRILLDSGVPTLVLQAGVVIGSGSASFEMVRHLTEVLPYMPAPKWVRNRIQPIAVRDVLHYLLGAARVSADISQAVDIGGPDVLRYGQMMNGYALEAGLRQRAIAALPVLTPRLASHWVNLVTPIPRRVAMPLVESLQNECIVKDSAIDALIPPPEGGRTPYRTAVGLALRRAEVDEIETSWQDADVLGVPSDPLPNDPEWAGQVVFTDVRTAHTSASQESLWRVIQGIGGERGWYSNPLLWAIRGWMDKLVGGVGLRRGRRHRDRLLVGDAVDFWRVEAIEPGSLLRLRAEMRVPGKAWLELRARPDADGSRYDQRAVFFPLGLAGRLYWLAVLPFHGFIFAGMARSITAAAEAADAQAGTG, from the coding sequence ATGGACGATCTGACCGCGCCGACCGGGCGTGAAGAAGCGCTGCGGGCGATGCCGCATCCCGATGGGACCGCACCCCGCGCGCTCGTCCTCGGCGCGACGGGCTATCTCGGTGGACGCCTCGTGCCGCGGCTGCTGGGCGGCGGGTACTCGGTCCGCGTCCTGGCCCGCGACGCGCAGCGGGTGGCCGCATTCGACTGGGGGAGCAGGGTCGACGTCGTCGAGGGCGATGCGACCGACGAGGCCGCCATGGGCGAGGCGGTCCGCGACGTCGACGTTCTCTACTACCTGGTCCACTCGATGGGGGCGGGCAAGGGATTCGAAGCCGCAGACCGGGCCGCGGCGACCACTGTCGCCGCGGCGGCGGCCGCGGCATCCGTCGGCCGGATCGTCTACCTCGGGGGTCTGCACCCCGACGGGGTCCCGCTGTCACCGCACCTCCGATCGCGCGTCGAGGTGGGGCGGATCCTGCTGGACAGCGGCGTGCCGACCCTCGTGCTGCAGGCCGGGGTGGTCATCGGGTCAGGGTCCGCGTCGTTCGAGATGGTGCGCCACCTCACCGAGGTGCTGCCCTACATGCCGGCACCCAAGTGGGTGCGCAACCGCATCCAGCCGATCGCCGTGCGCGACGTGCTGCACTACCTGCTCGGCGCGGCGCGCGTGAGTGCGGACATCAGTCAAGCGGTGGACATCGGGGGGCCCGACGTTCTGCGCTACGGCCAGATGATGAACGGCTACGCGCTCGAGGCCGGCCTGCGGCAGCGCGCGATCGCCGCTCTGCCTGTACTGACGCCGCGACTTGCCTCGCACTGGGTCAATCTGGTCACCCCGATCCCTCGACGCGTCGCCATGCCGCTGGTCGAGTCGCTGCAGAACGAATGCATCGTGAAGGACTCCGCGATCGACGCCCTCATCCCGCCACCGGAGGGTGGCCGCACACCCTATCGAACGGCGGTTGGACTGGCACTGCGTAGGGCGGAGGTCGACGAGATCGAGACGAGCTGGCAGGATGCCGACGTCCTCGGAGTGCCGAGTGACCCTCTGCCCAACGACCCGGAGTGGGCGGGGCAGGTGGTCTTCACCGACGTGCGAACGGCGCACACCAGCGCCTCGCAGGAATCGCTGTGGCGGGTGATCCAGGGGATCGGCGGTGAGCGAGGGTGGTACTCCAACCCGCTGCTGTGGGCGATCCGCGGCTGGATGGACAAGCTCGTCGGCGGTGTCGGTCTGCGCCGGGGACGACGGCATCGAGATCGCCTGCTCGTGGGCGATGCCGTGGACTTCTGGCGGGTGGAGGCCATCGAACCGGGCTCGCTGCTGCGACTGCGTGCCGAGATGCGGGTGCCGGGCAAGGCGTGGTTGGAACTGCGCGCACGGCCGGACGCGGACGGATCGCGCTATGACCAGCGCGCGGTCTTCTTCCCGCTCGGCCTGGCCGGGCGACTGTACTGGCTCGCGGTGCTGCCCTTCCACGGCTTCATCTTCGCGGGGATGGCCCGCAGTATCACCGCCGCGGCCGAGGCGGCGGACGCGCAGGCCGGCACCGGCTGA
- a CDS encoding GNAT family N-acetyltransferase → MPHIRRFRSGDEPALADICLRTADAGADATGLFHDDAIWAEIFVLPYVHRHPELAFVVESEDGRVVGYIVGAADSDEFEDWFHDEWWPSHGARWPKPQVERTRQDGTLIYAYSRRSGAEPYGREYPAHLHIDLLPEVQGRGWGRQLIETLVSALRERGVIGVHLAASTENVGAIAFYPRVGFTAIPSHSGVQAFGMRLSPGGPTPPAPA, encoded by the coding sequence ATGCCGCACATCCGTCGGTTCCGTTCCGGTGATGAGCCCGCACTCGCGGACATCTGCCTTCGAACGGCGGATGCCGGGGCCGATGCCACCGGGTTGTTCCACGACGATGCGATCTGGGCTGAGATCTTCGTGCTGCCCTACGTGCACCGGCATCCTGAACTGGCCTTCGTCGTCGAGTCCGAGGACGGCCGCGTCGTCGGGTACATCGTCGGCGCAGCGGACTCGGACGAGTTCGAGGACTGGTTCCACGACGAGTGGTGGCCGAGCCACGGTGCGCGCTGGCCGAAACCACAGGTTGAGCGCACACGACAGGACGGGACGCTGATCTACGCTTACTCGCGACGCTCCGGGGCGGAGCCATATGGCCGCGAGTACCCCGCCCACCTGCATATCGATCTGCTCCCTGAGGTGCAGGGACGGGGTTGGGGGCGGCAGCTGATCGAGACGCTCGTGTCCGCTCTGCGGGAGCGGGGCGTGATCGGCGTGCATCTGGCTGCCTCGACCGAGAACGTCGGTGCGATCGCGTTCTACCCCCGCGTCGGGTTCACGGCGATCCCCTCCCACTCCGGCGTTCAGGCCTTCGGGATGCGACTTTCGCCCGGCGGCCCGACCCCTCCGGCCCCGGCGTAG
- the fdhD gene encoding formate dehydrogenase accessory sulfurtransferase FdhD yields MGRITVRRPVTKLTLGAEAIRRSDTLAVEEPLEIRVGGLSLAVTMRTPGNDVELAAGFLVSEGVISRGDQFRSAIHCGGPGTGGPITGISIGAPADGNTYNVLDVTLAPGVKPPDPELARAFFTTSSCGLCGKASIDAVETTSVYDVAGDTVTVPAASLVGFPDALRAQQAVFDKTGGLHAAALFDAATGELLVLREDVGRHNAVDKVVGWAVLHDRLPLRGVVLQVSGRASFELVQKAVMAGIPILAAVSAPSSLAVELAASSGLTLIGFLRGPSMNIYTREDRVLDGQHAEAVSTGMDSAAVGSVRA; encoded by the coding sequence ATGGGTCGAATCACCGTCCGGCGCCCCGTGACCAAGCTCACGCTGGGGGCCGAAGCCATCCGTCGCTCCGACACGCTCGCGGTCGAGGAGCCGCTCGAGATCCGTGTCGGTGGGCTGTCCCTGGCCGTGACGATGCGCACTCCCGGAAACGATGTCGAGCTGGCGGCGGGGTTCCTCGTATCCGAGGGCGTGATCTCCCGCGGCGACCAGTTCCGCTCGGCGATCCACTGCGGCGGGCCCGGCACGGGCGGACCGATCACCGGCATCTCGATCGGAGCCCCGGCCGACGGCAACACCTACAACGTGCTCGACGTGACCCTCGCTCCCGGGGTGAAACCGCCAGACCCCGAGTTGGCGCGGGCGTTCTTCACGACCAGCTCCTGCGGGTTGTGCGGCAAGGCGTCCATCGACGCCGTCGAGACCACATCCGTCTATGACGTGGCGGGCGACACCGTGACGGTGCCGGCGGCATCCCTGGTCGGCTTCCCCGATGCGCTCCGTGCTCAGCAAGCCGTCTTCGACAAGACCGGCGGCCTGCACGCCGCCGCGCTGTTCGATGCCGCGACGGGTGAGCTGCTCGTGCTCCGAGAAGACGTCGGCCGGCACAATGCCGTCGACAAGGTCGTCGGGTGGGCTGTTCTGCACGACCGCCTTCCGCTGCGCGGCGTCGTCCTGCAGGTCTCGGGGCGAGCGAGTTTCGAGCTCGTCCAGAAGGCCGTGATGGCCGGCATCCCGATTCTCGCGGCCGTGTCGGCGCCGTCATCGCTGGCGGTGGAATTGGCGGCCTCCTCCGGGCTCACCCTGATCGGTTTCCTGCGTGGACCGTCGATGAACATCTACACGCGGGAGGACCGCGTCCTCGACGGGCAGCATGCCGAGGCCGTGTCGACCGGCATGGATTCGGCGGCGGTCGGATCGGTGCGGGCCTAG
- a CDS encoding HNH endonuclease signature motif containing protein gives MFFDPAPPADSQGPSADGAVGDEPPEIVAARERAAFDAPDTLDHLIEIADMVTMQAAQRLIGVNVLRREAMADAARHGRTLTGVAERSVRLEIAAALRITENEAAAMLALGEALVERFPTVLDSFASARMTERHARFLVDAVQILEPELLAQILPAAIELAEAQPVGVFRRRLRALIETVRATTFTERYVEAVQRRRVALQPDHDAMTWVMTLMPAVEAQAIWERVTRMAKVILTDAGETRTLDQVRADVIADLLIEGDTALHPPDARGIRATVAVTVPVLALIDGAPDGLEPAVTEGIGPIPLERARELAGGAEGWMRILTHPETGMVLSVGRDLYRPPPGLRRLVRWRADRCMAPGCGIPASRCEIDHRVAWEHGGETRLDNLNPLCKGHHTLKHHGGWTVQDVAGSFGAVEWISPTGRRYVVEPERRVPVFRVQREGDPPPF, from the coding sequence ATGTTCTTCGATCCCGCTCCTCCCGCTGACTCGCAGGGGCCGAGCGCGGATGGTGCGGTGGGCGACGAGCCGCCAGAGATCGTCGCGGCGCGTGAACGAGCAGCGTTCGACGCGCCGGACACGCTGGATCACCTGATCGAGATCGCGGACATGGTCACCATGCAGGCGGCGCAGCGATTGATCGGGGTAAATGTCCTTCGCCGGGAGGCGATGGCGGATGCCGCCCGCCACGGCCGGACGCTCACCGGGGTGGCGGAGCGGTCGGTGCGGTTGGAGATCGCCGCCGCGCTGAGGATCACCGAGAACGAAGCCGCCGCGATGCTGGCCCTCGGCGAGGCACTCGTGGAGCGGTTTCCGACGGTGCTGGACTCCTTCGCCAGTGCTCGCATGACGGAGCGGCACGCCCGATTCCTGGTCGACGCCGTCCAGATCCTCGAACCGGAGTTGCTTGCGCAGATCCTGCCCGCCGCGATCGAACTGGCGGAGGCGCAGCCTGTCGGCGTCTTCCGTCGCAGACTGCGCGCATTGATCGAGACCGTTCGAGCGACGACGTTCACCGAACGGTATGTAGAAGCCGTGCAGCGGCGTCGCGTCGCGCTCCAGCCCGATCACGATGCGATGACGTGGGTGATGACGCTGATGCCCGCCGTCGAAGCGCAGGCGATCTGGGAACGGGTCACCCGCATGGCGAAAGTGATCCTCACCGACGCGGGTGAGACGAGGACCCTCGACCAAGTCCGTGCCGACGTGATCGCCGACCTCCTCATCGAGGGCGACACCGCACTGCACCCGCCTGACGCGCGGGGGATACGCGCGACCGTCGCGGTCACTGTCCCCGTACTCGCCCTCATCGATGGCGCGCCCGATGGCCTCGAGCCGGCGGTGACGGAGGGGATCGGACCGATCCCGCTCGAACGCGCCCGAGAACTGGCTGGGGGAGCCGAGGGCTGGATGCGGATCCTCACCCATCCCGAGACGGGGATGGTCCTCTCGGTCGGACGAGACCTTTACCGGCCACCACCTGGTCTGCGTCGGCTGGTGAGGTGGCGAGCCGACCGATGTATGGCGCCTGGATGCGGGATCCCTGCATCCCGCTGCGAAATCGACCATCGTGTCGCGTGGGAGCACGGCGGAGAGACCAGACTCGACAACCTGAATCCGCTCTGCAAGGGTCATCACACGCTCAAGCACCACGGCGGGTGGACCGTTCAAGACGTCGCCGGGAGCTTCGGCGCCGTCGAGTGGATTTCTCCCACGGGCCGACGCTACGTCGTCGAGCCCGAGCGACGCGTACCCGTGTTCCGAGTGCAGCGCGAGGGTGACCCGCCGCCCTTCTGA
- a CDS encoding molybdopterin-binding protein, translated as MITVDEHLAQILDAVRVFETTTIPLAQALGLTLRAPVHAGVDLPLFDNSAMDGFAVRFADVATASQASPAVLRVVADLPAGTSLEPTLHAGEAARIMTGAPVPMTADTIVPFEDTAGGLEDSLDVVRVQQAPRGPGAHIRRRGEDCTVGTELIPAGVMLGPLQLAAIAATNVESVTVARRPRVAVISTGSELVPPGSPLVRGQIPESNSLLLGALTTGAGADVVLQTTVADVDDDLRAALAEATARGADVVVTSGGVSAGAFEVVKSTLAEMTFVKVAMQPGKPQGFAAGRPLVFGLPGNPVSAAVSFEVFVRPALLAMQGRTNLHRRMLRLPATQGWRVPRGRRQYLPVVLVDGGVAPATTGGSHLAGGLAGAEAYAVIPAEVEAVSHGDVVDVMLVS; from the coding sequence GTGATCACCGTCGACGAACACCTCGCACAGATTCTCGATGCGGTGAGGGTGTTCGAGACGACCACGATTCCCCTCGCCCAAGCCCTCGGACTCACGCTGCGCGCACCGGTGCATGCGGGGGTCGATCTGCCGCTGTTCGACAACTCCGCCATGGACGGGTTCGCGGTCCGCTTCGCCGACGTCGCGACGGCGAGTCAAGCATCGCCGGCGGTTCTCCGCGTCGTCGCTGACCTGCCCGCCGGCACGTCGCTCGAACCGACCCTCCACGCCGGGGAGGCGGCGCGGATCATGACGGGTGCCCCGGTGCCGATGACCGCCGACACCATCGTCCCGTTCGAGGACACCGCGGGAGGCCTCGAGGATTCGCTCGACGTGGTGCGCGTGCAGCAGGCACCGCGCGGTCCCGGAGCGCACATCCGCCGGCGTGGCGAGGACTGCACCGTCGGAACCGAACTCATCCCGGCGGGTGTGATGCTCGGACCGCTGCAGCTGGCGGCGATCGCGGCGACCAATGTCGAGAGCGTCACCGTGGCCCGGCGTCCGCGTGTCGCCGTCATCTCGACCGGCAGCGAGCTGGTTCCCCCCGGCTCACCGCTGGTTCGAGGGCAGATTCCCGAGTCCAACTCGCTTCTCCTCGGTGCCCTCACCACAGGCGCCGGCGCAGATGTGGTGCTGCAGACGACCGTCGCCGATGTCGACGACGACCTGCGAGCCGCTCTCGCCGAGGCCACCGCCCGTGGCGCGGATGTCGTGGTCACCTCCGGCGGCGTGAGCGCCGGCGCGTTCGAGGTCGTCAAGAGCACTCTCGCCGAGATGACCTTCGTGAAGGTCGCGATGCAGCCCGGCAAGCCGCAGGGCTTCGCCGCCGGGCGGCCGCTGGTGTTCGGCCTGCCCGGCAACCCGGTGAGCGCCGCAGTGTCGTTCGAGGTGTTCGTGCGCCCGGCCCTGCTGGCGATGCAGGGCCGAACGAATCTTCACCGGCGGATGCTGCGCCTGCCCGCGACCCAGGGCTGGCGCGTGCCGCGCGGACGCCGGCAGTACCTTCCCGTCGTGCTCGTGGACGGCGGCGTCGCGCCGGCGACGACGGGCGGCTCGCACCTGGCCGGAGGGCTGGCCGGGGCCGAAGCCTATGCCGTGATTCCCGCTGAGGTGGAGGCGGTCTCGCATGGCGACGTCGTGGATGTCATGCTCGTCTCGTGA
- the mobA gene encoding molybdenum cofactor guanylyltransferase, with protein MNELAAILLAGGRGSRMGGVQKPLLEVGGRTLLAAAVTAAHEAGCDPIIAVGAPVVTTEGPIAPVIWVREDPPFGGPAAAILAALPLISASRTLVLACDLPRVGAVVPLLRTAPAEADGACLVDESGRRQPLAGLYRTDALRAAGAAMPEHGRGASVRALLEGLQVTEVPASDDIAADIDTWDDLNEARRRNP; from the coding sequence GTGAACGAATTGGCTGCGATCCTGCTCGCGGGCGGCCGCGGGTCCCGGATGGGCGGCGTACAGAAGCCGTTGCTCGAGGTCGGCGGCCGGACACTCCTGGCCGCCGCCGTCACCGCCGCGCACGAGGCCGGATGTGATCCGATCATCGCGGTCGGCGCCCCGGTCGTGACCACCGAGGGCCCGATCGCCCCGGTCATCTGGGTCCGCGAGGACCCGCCGTTCGGCGGACCGGCAGCGGCGATCCTGGCCGCGCTGCCCTTGATCTCGGCATCCCGCACGCTGGTGCTCGCCTGCGACCTCCCGCGTGTCGGTGCGGTCGTTCCGCTCCTGCGCACCGCACCGGCCGAGGCGGATGGTGCATGCCTGGTCGACGAGTCGGGCCGACGTCAACCGCTCGCCGGTCTCTATCGGACCGACGCCCTGCGCGCCGCGGGCGCAGCGATGCCCGAACACGGCCGTGGCGCCTCGGTGCGGGCGCTGCTCGAGGGCCTCCAGGTCACCGAGGTCCCGGCATCCGATGACATCGCCGCCGACATCGACACCTGGGACGATCTGAACGAAGCACGAAGGAGAAACCCGTGA
- a CDS encoding DUF6457 domain-containing protein, which produces MSTHLPPEALDAWAEALRETFGLGADDIPIPLILDMARDVAVGVARPAAPLSAFIAGLVAGRGGGSPEQVRATVAEITSLAGGWRSEG; this is translated from the coding sequence GTGAGCACGCACCTGCCACCGGAAGCGTTGGATGCCTGGGCGGAAGCCCTCCGCGAAACGTTCGGGCTCGGGGCGGACGATATCCCCATCCCGCTCATCCTGGATATGGCCCGCGATGTTGCCGTCGGCGTGGCACGCCCGGCCGCCCCTCTGAGCGCCTTCATCGCAGGGCTCGTCGCCGGTCGTGGCGGCGGGTCGCCGGAGCAGGTCCGAGCGACCGTCGCCGAGATCACGTCGCTGGCCGGCGGCTGGCGGTCAGAAGGCTGA
- a CDS encoding FdhF/YdeP family oxidoreductase, with protein sequence MAKKPPHSDIDEAQVHVSGRKKVAVGVPAVLHSLKIANDQMGIKRSVQTLLQVNQKDGFDCPGCAWPEEEKRHIAEFCENGAKAVAEEATIRRVTPAFFAEHSIDDLRGHDDYWLGQQGRLTHPMVLEEGATHYVPISWDDALREVADALRGLDDPDEAVFYTSGRTSNEAAFLYQLLVRGFGTNNLPDCSNMCHESSGSALVETIGIGKGTVTIDDIHNADLLIIAGQNPGTNHPRMLSALEKAKGRGATIVAVNPLPEAGLMRFENPQTPKGVILGGTKLADEFVQIRLGGDQALFQAIGKHLLEVEEREGGVLDHPFIDAHTTGFEAYAQEVRDVEWRDLVSATGVPETALRRVAELVRTSKATIVCWAMGLTQHKHSVAMLRDVVNVLLLQGNMGRPGAGVCPVRGHSNVQGDRTMGIYEKPAENFLQWLDDEFAFHAPRKHGYDTVEAIRAMRDGKARVFVAMGGNFVSATPDTNVVEAALANLDLTVQVSTKLNRSHAVTGRRAIILPTLGRTDRDIRGGGEQRVTVEDSMSAVHASRGRLVPPANDMLSEVAIVARLCAMVFEGRQNAPVADWAALESDYTGIRDHISRVVPGFEDFEAKIAKNRTLYLPNAPRDERSFATESGKAVFTANRLEYPFIPHGRLLLQTLRSHDQYNTTIYGKDDRYRGIHGGRRVIMVNEKDIHELGFAENDVVDLVSEWRDGVERRAEEFRIVAYSTPRGNAAAYYPETNVLVPLDSTADISGTPTSKSVIVRLERRQPAV encoded by the coding sequence ATGGCGAAGAAGCCCCCCCACTCAGACATCGACGAGGCACAGGTCCACGTCTCCGGCCGCAAGAAGGTCGCCGTCGGCGTGCCCGCGGTGCTGCATTCCCTGAAGATCGCGAACGATCAGATGGGCATCAAGCGCAGCGTCCAGACGCTGCTGCAGGTGAACCAGAAGGACGGGTTCGACTGCCCCGGGTGCGCGTGGCCCGAGGAGGAGAAGCGCCACATCGCGGAGTTCTGCGAGAACGGCGCCAAAGCCGTCGCCGAGGAGGCGACGATTCGCCGCGTGACTCCGGCATTCTTCGCCGAGCATTCCATCGACGATCTGCGCGGCCACGACGACTACTGGCTCGGCCAGCAGGGCCGGCTGACGCACCCGATGGTTCTCGAAGAGGGTGCGACCCACTACGTCCCGATCTCCTGGGATGACGCCCTCCGAGAGGTGGCCGATGCGCTGCGCGGACTCGACGATCCCGACGAGGCCGTGTTCTACACGTCCGGGCGGACCTCGAACGAAGCAGCCTTCCTCTACCAGCTGCTGGTCCGGGGATTCGGGACGAACAACCTGCCGGACTGCTCGAACATGTGCCACGAGTCCAGCGGTTCCGCACTCGTGGAGACCATCGGCATCGGCAAGGGCACCGTCACGATCGACGACATCCACAACGCCGACCTCCTGATCATCGCCGGGCAGAACCCCGGCACGAATCATCCCCGCATGCTCAGCGCCCTCGAGAAGGCGAAGGGGCGCGGCGCGACCATCGTCGCGGTCAACCCTCTGCCCGAAGCGGGCCTCATGCGCTTCGAGAACCCGCAGACACCCAAGGGCGTGATTCTCGGCGGTACCAAGCTCGCCGACGAGTTCGTGCAGATCCGCCTCGGCGGGGACCAGGCGCTGTTCCAGGCGATCGGCAAGCACCTCCTCGAGGTCGAGGAGCGCGAGGGCGGTGTGCTCGATCACCCGTTCATCGACGCGCACACCACGGGATTCGAGGCGTACGCGCAAGAGGTCCGCGACGTCGAGTGGCGCGATCTCGTCTCGGCGACCGGGGTCCCCGAGACCGCGCTGCGTCGGGTGGCGGAGCTCGTGCGCACATCCAAGGCCACCATCGTGTGCTGGGCGATGGGGCTGACCCAGCACAAGCACTCGGTCGCGATGCTGCGAGATGTCGTGAACGTGCTGCTGCTCCAGGGCAACATGGGCCGGCCCGGCGCCGGCGTCTGCCCGGTGCGCGGACACTCCAACGTGCAGGGCGACCGCACGATGGGCATCTACGAGAAGCCCGCCGAGAACTTCCTGCAGTGGCTGGACGACGAGTTCGCCTTCCACGCTCCCCGCAAGCACGGCTATGACACCGTCGAGGCGATCCGCGCGATGCGCGACGGCAAGGCCCGCGTCTTCGTGGCGATGGGCGGGAACTTCGTCTCGGCCACACCCGACACGAACGTCGTCGAAGCCGCGCTGGCCAACCTGGATCTGACCGTCCAGGTCTCCACCAAGCTGAACCGTTCGCACGCCGTGACGGGACGCCGAGCGATCATCCTGCCGACCCTGGGGCGCACCGACCGCGACATCCGAGGCGGTGGTGAACAGCGCGTGACCGTCGAGGATTCGATGAGCGCCGTCCACGCCTCGCGTGGCCGCCTCGTCCCGCCGGCGAACGACATGCTCAGCGAGGTCGCGATCGTCGCCCGCCTGTGCGCGATGGTCTTCGAGGGTCGTCAGAACGCGCCCGTCGCGGACTGGGCGGCACTCGAGAGCGACTACACCGGCATCCGCGATCACATCTCCCGTGTGGTGCCCGGATTCGAGGACTTCGAGGCGAAGATCGCCAAGAACCGGACGCTGTACCTGCCCAACGCTCCGCGTGACGAGCGCTCGTTCGCCACCGAGAGCGGCAAGGCGGTCTTCACGGCGAACCGACTCGAGTACCCGTTCATCCCGCATGGTCGTCTGCTGCTGCAGACGCTGCGCTCCCACGACCAGTACAACACCACGATCTACGGCAAGGACGATCGCTATCGCGGCATCCACGGCGGACGTCGCGTGATCATGGTCAACGAGAAGGACATCCACGAACTCGGCTTCGCGGAGAACGACGTGGTCGATCTCGTTTCGGAGTGGCGCGACGGCGTGGAGCGCCGGGCGGAAGAGTTCCGCATCGTGGCGTATTCGACTCCGCGCGGAAACGCTGCGGCGTATTACCCGGAGACCAACGTGCTCGTGCCGCTGGATTCGACGGCCGACATCAGCGGAACCCCCACCTCGAAGTCCGTGATCGTTCGGCTCGAGCGCCGGCAGCCCGCCGTCTGA